The Pseudomonas chlororaphis subsp. piscium genome contains the following window.
GGGCAGGATCGCGGCAATCACCTTGAGCTTCTCGGTGGCCGCCAGCAGCGCGTGGCTGAACGCCACGGACTCATGCTGGAACTCGGCGCCGTAGCCGGCGGTGAAGCGGATCTGGGTCAGGGCGTACTCGAAACCGGCGGCCTCGGCCAGCTGCGCCAGCTTGCGGTTGTAGTCGATGCCCCAGTGGGTGCGCTGCTCGATCTTGCTGACCACCAGCCCGCCACTGACGTTCGGCACCCAGTAGGCAAATTTCACGGCTTGCTGACTCATTGGCTTGTCCTCGCGACTGAAGTGTTCGAATAACAGTGTCCGGGGAACAGAGCAGCAACCGTGCCAGCTACATGGCACCAGACAGCCGGCCCCCTGTAGTCGCTGCCGCAGGCTGCGATTGTCTGCGCAGCAGACGCTGTCTTTGCCGACGCAGGAAGGCCCTTCGGGCCTTTTCGCAGCCTGCGGCAGCGGCTACAGGTAGGCCGTCGAACAGGTCGATTTGTTGATGCGCTGTTGGCTGGGCAACAGTTGCCGGCAAGCCACCCCGCGCACGGCCCGCTGATTACGGTCACCCGCCTCCCGGCACGGACCCTGCAATCCGCTCCGCAGAAACCAGGCTTTCACTGCCGAGCCAATTTATTGCTGAGAAGGAGCTGTGCCATGACCGAACACCAGGTGATCAACCCATTGTCCGTAGGCGTCGACTACGAAGCCCTGGCCGGGCGCTTCCGACCGATTTTCAAGCGGATCGCCGCCGGCGCGGTGGCGCGCGAGCAATCGCGCAGCCTGCCGTACGAGGCGATCCTGTGGCTCAAGGAAGCCGGTTTTGGCGCGGTGCGGGTGCCGGTGGAATACGGCGGAGGCGGCGCTTCCCTGCCGCAGTTGTTCCAACTGCTGATCGAACTGGCCGAGGCCGATTCCAACGTGCCGCAAGCCTTGCGCGGGCACTTCGCCTTTGCCGAGGACCGGCTCAACGCCGCTCCGGGGCCGGCGCGGGACCTGTGGTTCAAGCGTTTCGTCGACGGCGACATCGTCGGCTGCGCCTGGACCGAGATCGGCAGCGTGGCCATCGGCGACGTCATCACCCAGGTCTCGCCGGATGGCGACAAATGGCGGCTCAACGGCGAGAAGTTCTACAGCACCGGGAGCATTTTCTCCGACTGGATCGATGTCTACGCCCGGCGCAGCGACACCGGTGGCGATGTGATCGCCGCGGTGCGCGCCCGCCAGCCGGGCATCGTGCAGAGCGACGACTGGGACGGCTTCGGCCAGCGCACCACTGGCAGCGGCACCGCGCATTTTGTCGATGCCGAGGTGGAGGCCGAGAACCTTATCGACTTCGCCACCCGCTTCAAATACCAGACTGCCTTCTACCAGTTGGTGCTGCTGGCGACGTTGGCGGGCATTGGGCGCGCCGCCGTGCGCGATGTGGCCCACGAGGTGCGCAACCGCAAGCGTATCTACAGCCACGGCAACGCGCCACGGGTCAGCGAGGATGCCCAGGTGCAGCAGGTGGTCGGCGAGATCTCAGCCCTGGTATACGCCGCCGAGGCCAGCGCGGTGCGCGCGGCTGAGCCGGCGCAGCAGGCGTACCTGGCGCGTTTCGCCGGTAATGACGAGGCGGAACGGGCGGCCAATGTCGCGGCGGAAATCCAGTCGGCCACGGCCCAGGTGGTGGTCACCGAGCTGATCCAGCGCGCCACCAGCGAACTGTTCAATGCCCTCGGCGCTTCGGATATCCGCCAGGGCAAGGCCCTCGACCGCCACTGGCGCAACGCCCGCACCCTGTCGTCGCACAACCCGGTGATCTACAAGGCGCGCATCGTCGGCGATTGGCTGATCAATGGCAGCGAACCACCCTTCGTGTGGCAGATCGGCAACGGGCCGGAGCGCCAATAGCAGCCCCGCCGCCCTCAATGTAGGAGCGGCCGGTCGACGCTCGATTGCCCGCGATGGCGTCAATGGCCGCGCCGCTATCCTGAAAGAGTTGTGGCGCTTGTGAGGGCCTCATCGCGGGCAAGCCTCGCTCCTACAGCGTTGGGACGGTCGCGGGCGTGAAAGGTTATGGGTAAGATACCGACCTTTCGCGCAGCTCTTCTGCGCCCCGCCGAAATAAGTCGATCCCATGCCTTTCGAACTCAGCGTAGATTTGACCACCCTCGCCATTCTTGCCCTCGTTGCCTTCATTGCCGGCTTTATCGATGCCATTGCCGGCGGTGGCGGCCTGCTCACCACCCCGGCGCTGCTCACCGCCGGCCTGCCGCCGCACCTGGTGTTGGGCACCAACAAGCTGAGTTCGACCTTTGGCTCGGCCACCGCCAGCTTCACCTTCTACCGGCGCAAGCTGTTCCACCCGCGGCAATGGACCCACGCCATAGTCGGTACCCTGGTGGGTGCGCTGACCGGCGCGGTGGTGGCCCATTACCTGCCGGCCGAATGGCTGAACAAGATGCTGCCGGTGATCGTCTTCGCCTGTGGTGTGTACCTGCTGTTCGGCGGCACGCCAAAAGCACCGCTGGACAGCGAAGCGCCGATCAAGAAAAAGTGGCAATCGACCCAGGGCTTCAGCCTCGGTTTCTACGACGGCGTGGCCGGCCCGGGCACGGGCGCCTTCTGGACCGTCAGCAGCCTGCTGCTCTACCCCATCGACCTGGTCAAGGCCAGCGGCGTGGCGCGCAGCATGAACTTCGTCAGCAACGCCGCGGCGCTGTCGATCTTCATCTTCTCGGGCCAGGTGGACTGGGCCATCGGCCTGAGCATGGGCCTGTCGTTGATGGTCGGCGCCTTCTTCGGCGCCCGCACCGCCATCAGCGGCGGCGCGAAATTCATTCGCCCGGTGTTCATCACCGTGGTCCTTGGGCTGACCGTGCGCCTGGCCTGGCAGCACTGGTTCAGCGCCGTCTGACCCCTGAAACGACAACGGGCGAACCCAGTGGATTCGCCCGCGTTCTTTACTTCCAGCTTCCTTCCAGCCGGTGCTCAACCCGGCAATACAGGCTCCGCCAACCCCAGGCGCCGGGCCACATACAGATCGATCAGGTAACGGGCAATCGAGCGCGACGCCGGCAGCGGCGGCAACGCATGCACGTTGAACCACTGCGCATCCTCGATCTCGTCTTCCTGGGGCACGATCTCGCCCCCAGCGTACTCGGCATGAAAACCCAGCATCATCGAATGCGGGAACGGCCAGCACTGGCTGCCGATGTACTGGATATTCTTGACCTCGATCTGCACCTCTTCGCGCACCTCACGCACCAGGCAGTCCTCGGCCGACTCGCCCGGCTCGGCGAACCCGGCCAGGGTGCTGTAGACCCCGGGGACGAAACGCGGCGACCGCGCTAGCAGCACCTCGTCGCCACGGGTGATCAGCACGATCATGCTCGGCGAAATCCGCGGGTAGCTGCGCAGGTCGCAGGGCTCGCAGTACATCGCCCGCTCGCGCACCACCTGGGTCATGGGCTGGCCGCAATTGCCGCAGAAGCGGTGCTCGCGAGCCCAGGTGCCGATCTGCGCGGCATAGCCCAGGACCTTGTACAGGGTGTGGTCGCCGTCGAGCATGAACGCCCGCAGGCCTTTCCAATTGCACCCCGGCACCTCGGAAACGCTCTTGAGCTCCAGCAGGTAGACCGGCTCGCCATCCAGGTGGCCGATACCGTGCTCGGCAAGGATCGGCAGGTCCTGGCGCTTGAGCCATTCGCGGGGGAACAGCGCGCCGTTGTCGTCGAACAGAAAGCCCTGCGGGCCGCGGGCCACGGCCCAGCCGCCGGGAAGGTCGATATCCAGTACTGCGGTGGTCCAGCGTGAAGTCATGTTCAATCAGTCCAGAAATTCAGGTTTCTGTTTGCTCATATGGGCGGCCATGGCCACGCGCAGGTCGGTGGATTGCAGCATGGCGGAGTTCCAGGTAGCGATGTATTCCAGGCCGTCGTCGATGCGATGGTCGCGCATGTAGCTGATCATTTCCTTGGTACCGCTGACGGCGATCGGCGACTTGCTGGCGATTTCCCAGGCAATGCTCATCACGCCGTGGAGCAGGCTTTCGCTGTCGGCGTAGGTGCGATTGACCAGGCCGATGCTACGCGCTTCCTCGGCGCCGAAGGTGCGTCCAGTGTAAGCCAGTTCGCGCAGCATGCCGTCACCGATGATACGCGGCAAACGTTGCAAAGTGCCGACATCGGCGGCCATGCCGATATCGATTTCCTTGATCGAGAATTGCGCGTCCGCGGCGGCGTAGCGCATGTCGCAGGCGGCGATCAGGTCGATGGCGCCGCCCAGGCAGTAACCCTGGATCGCCGCCAGCACCGGCTTGCGACAGTTGTCGACGGCATTGAAGGACGCCTGCAGCTGCAGGATCTTGCGCCGCAGCAGGCGCGCGTTGCGCCCGACGTCCTTGCCCAGCTCGTTGGCCACCCCGGCCAGCATCATCAGGTCGATGCCGGAGGAAAAGTGCTTGCCGGCGCCGCTCAGCACCACCACGCGGACTGCGTCGGTGTCGTCGATCCAGCGGAAGATCTCGATGATCTCGCTCCAGAACGCGGCGTTCATCGAGTTGATCTTTTCCGGACGGTTGATCTGCACATGGGCGATGTTGTTAGCAAGTTCGACGTGAAAGGCTTGATATTCGGACATGGCAGCATTCCTTACCGGGCAAAAAAATGAGGCCCGAACTATAGCAAGGGCCCGTGCGGCGCAGTAAGGCAGCGCATCGGCCAAAACCGGGACTGGCAACACAGCGGCCCCTTGTGGGAGCGAGCTTGCTCGCTCCTACGGATTGCCGGATCACGGGATTTTTTGGGCCCAGAACGCCGCGGTTTCGTAAGGCACGCTGACCACGCATCTGTCCCGCAGCTCCGGCTCCGCGGCGATCAGGTCGGCGATCTGCCGGTCGACCTGCGCCCGCTCCGCATCCGGCAAGGCGGCAATGAAGCTGGTGGAGCGCACCCGATCGAAAATCACGTTCTCCGGCGCGCCGCTGTGGCTGTTGCTGAAGTGCTGTTCCTGCAAGGGCGTGAACCGCGGATGGGGAAAGGCCTGGCGCCAGGCCCCTGTGTAATAGCGCGGAGTGTCGCCTTGCAGGGCGTTGACGATCCGGTCCAGGCGCTGCACCCACGGCACCCGCGCATCGCGCAGGTTCCACACCAGGCCCAGGCGGCCGCCCGGCTTGAGCACCCGGGCGATCTCGCTCAAGGCTTCATGGCTGGCGAACCAGTGAAAGGCCTGGGCGCAGACCACGACATCCACCGACTCGTCGGCCAGCGGAATAGCGGTGGCAGTGCCGCTCAGGGCTTCGGCCCGGGGATGGCTGGCGTCGAGTTTGGCGAGCATTTGCGCCACCGGCTCCACGGCAATCACCCGCGCCCCGGTGGCCAACAGGCGCCCGGTGAACTTGCCGGTGCCGGCGCCGAGATCGACCACCACCTGGCCGGCCTGCAAGCCCAGGCGGGTGCGCAGCCACTGGTCCAGCGCCGGCGGGTAGTCTGGACGGCCACGCACGTAGGTGTCGGCCGCCCCCTTATAGCCGTCGGCGGCAGCGTGATGGATCGAGGGTTGCGGGTCTTTCATCGGTCGGCTCCAGATCATTGGCCAATGCTGCCCAGCATAGCCTCGCCGAGGCGACTGACGGCATGAAAAAACGCTCGGTCTGGGCTGCGCGGCCAGGGCGATGGACCTTTAATGGGGGGACCGCTATCCGAATGGAGACTGCGCGATGAACATCCGTCCCCTCGCCTTCGGCGCCCCGCTGCTGCTCGCTGGCGGCCTGCTGACAACCTTGCTGGCGGCCGCCGCCAACTGCCCGGACGGCCAGGTCTGGGACAGCAAGAACCAGCGCTGCGTCAGCCAGCGCACCACCCGGCTGCCGGACGCCGAGCGCGCCGGCTACACCAATGGCCTGACCCAACAGGGCCGCTACGAAGAGCTCATTGCCGCTGGCCGCAAGACCTGACGTCAGGTGGTGCCCATGCCCTGACCGGCGGAGCGGTGCCATGGACGGGGCGCGCTATGCTCTCGGAGAATGGACTGATCGTTCAACCTCAGGGAGCTTGCACATGCCTATTGCCAAAACCTCCAGCAGCCGTCGCTCACGCAAGGCGCTGCTGGTCATCGACGTACAGAACGACTTCATCCCCGGCGGCGCGCTGGCGGTGCCGGAGGGCGACCAGATCGTGCCCTTGATCAATCGCCTGGGCGCCCACTTCAAGCAGGTGGTGATCGCCCAGGACTGGCACCCGGCCGGGCATATCTCGTTCGCCTCCAGCCACGAAGGCCACGCGCCGAACGACCTCATCCAGCTGCCCTATGGCCCGCAGGTGCTGTGGCCGGACCATTGCGTGCAGGCCAGCCGTGGCGCCGAACTGCACCCGAAACTCAACCTGCCCCACGCCCAGTTGATCCTGCGCAAAGGCTGCAATCCGGATATCGACAGTTACTCGGCCTTCGTCGAGGCGGACCGCACCACCACGACCGGCCTGGCCGGCTACCTGAGCCAGCGCGGCATCGATACGGTGTACCTGGTGGGGCTGGCCCTGGACTATTGCGTGGCCTGGTCGGCGCTGGATGCGCGGGCGGCGGGCTTCAATACCTTCGTGATTGTCGACGCTTGCCGGGCCATCAATATGGACGGCTCGCAGGACAAGGCCACCCGGCAAATGCGCGCGGCGGGCGTGAACCTGATCAAGGCCAGCGAGCTACAGCCGACCGCGCTGTGCTGATGCAACAGCTTCCATAACGTCGATTGGCCGGGCATTCCCCATCGCTGGGGATGCCCGGCATGGCTCAGGCCGGCGTCGGCAGCCACAGGCGGAAACGCGCGCCGCCCAGCGGCGAGGCCTCGACGGTCAGGGTCCCGCCCTGGGCTTCCAGGGCCCGGCGGCTGATCGCCAGGCCGAGGCCGAAGCCGCCGGTGGCGCGATCGCGGCTGCGGTCCAGGCGGTAGAAGGGTTCGAACACCCGCTCGCGCTCGTCGTCGGGAATGCCGATGCCATCGTCGTCGACCCAGATTTCACAGCCGCTGTCGCTGACATGCACCCCGACCTGAATGCGCTTTTCGCAATAACGCGTGGCGTTGCGCAGCAGGTTCTGGATCGCCCGGGCGGTCAGCCGCGGATCGAGGGTGAAACGCTCCAGGCTGCCGTGCAGCAACACATCGATGACGATGTCCGGGGATTCCAGCTCGTCGTCGACGCTGCCGAGGATGCTGTCGATGAACTCGTCCAGCGACACCTCCACCTGCTCCGGCAACTGCGCCGGGATCTGCAAACGGCTGTAGGACAGCAGCTCGAGCACCAGTTCATCCAGTTCGCGAATGTGCGCCACCAGCCCTTGCAGACGTTCGCGGCTGGTCGCTGGCAGGTCGTCGGAGAGCGCCAGGGCCAGGCCGAAGTCGAGCCGGGTCAAGGGGGTGCGCAGCTCGTGGGACACCGCGTTGAGCAGGTCGCGTTGCTGGTTCAGCAGGTTTTCGATGTCGCCGGCCATGGTGTCGAAGACATTGGCCAGGCTGCCGATGTTGGAGCTTGCGGAAATCTGCGTGCGCTCGCTCAGATGGCCCTTGCCGAAGCGCTCGGCGGCGTGTTTCAGGCGCTCCAGATCGCGCCAGTGCGGTCGCAGCCAGAGCAACAGGCAGGCGAGCATGGTCGCGCCGATCAGCACGTTGATGCTCCAGTACAGCAGGCTGACGTCGATCGGGTCCGGCGGCACTACCATCTGCACCGCCATCTGCTCGTCCAGCGGCGCCACCGCGAGGGTGCGCCAGCCCCAGTCGCCGACCCGCACCACGTTCTCGCCGCGTTGCAGGCGTTCGCGCTCGTACAGGGTGAAATCGGCGTCGTCGTTGCGGGTCAGGACGATGTGCAGCGGCTGGAACTCCTGGTCCATTTGCGCGGCCAGGGCCGGCCACTGCTCCGAGGGTACGCCGCGAAACTGTTTGACGATCAGGCTTTGCAGGCCCCGGGAATAATCCAGGTTGTAGGTGACGAAACGCTCGTGGAAGACCTTCACCACCAGCTCCGGTACCAGGTAGATCGCCGCGCTGAACGAGACGATGGTCACCAGGTACAGGCGAATCAGGATTCTCAGCATCGACTCAGCATTCCCATTCGGAACGGCTGAACAGGTAGCCCTTGCCCCACACGGTCTTGATCTTGCGCGCCTCGCCGGCGTGGTCGTCGAACTTGCGCCGCAGCTTGGAGATCGCCACGTCCACCGAGCGGTCGGTGCCGTTGAACTCGATGCCCCGCAGGCGTTGCAGGATCTGGTCGCGGCTCAGCACCTCGCCAGCATGCCGGGCCAGCACCACCAACAGGTTGTATTCGCCGCTGGACAGCTCCACCAATTGATCGCGCCAGCTCACCGTACGCTCCGACAGGTCGATGCACAGGTTGCCCATGAGGATCCGGTCGCTGGCGGTCTGCGGCTCGCCGAGGCTGCTGCGACGCAACAGGGTGCGCACCCGCGCCAACAACACGCGCGGCTCGCACGGCTTTGTCACATAATCGTCGGCGCCCATTTCCAGACCCAGCACCTGATCATGGCTATCATCACGGGCGGTCAGCATCAGGATCGGCAGCGACGCCGAGTCGGCCCGCAGCAGGCGGCAGACCTGCAGGCCGTCCAGGCCGGGCAGCATCAGGTCGAGAATCACCAGGTCCGGCGGATTGACCCGCGCCCGTTCACGCACCTGGTCGCCGCGGCTGATGACATTGACCTGATAGCCGTTGCGCTCCAGGTAACTGGCGATCAGTTCAGAAAGCGCGGGGTCGTCTTCGACCAGAAGAATGTTGGGCATGGATTGAAAGTCTTTGAGTGAAGAAAAACCCAGCGACAACGTTCCTTAGGATGTTCCCCGGGAAGCCGTCGCCCGATCAGCGAGGCACAAAGGATATACAACCTCACGCGCGCCCGAGCATTCACTTCACACTTTTTCACACAGCACCTACACAGCTTCACAGCGGTTCTTGCGGCTTGCCCTTAGCATGCCGCAGTCATCATTGGGGTATCAGCATGTCGAAAAACCTGTTTGCGCCGTTCTGCCTGTTGTTGCTGGCAGCCGCGCTGAGCGCTTGTGACAAGGCCTCCACCGCCGAGGAACAGGCGCCGTTGGCCAAGGTCCGGATCGAAACCATCGAGACTCGCCCGCTGTCGATCAGCAGCGAACTGAGCGGGCGCATCGCCGCGCCGCGCGTCGCCGAGGTCCGCGCACGGGTGGCCGGCGTGGTGTTGCAACGCACCTTCCGCGAAGGCACCGACGTCAAACAGGGCGACGTGCTGTTTCGCATCGACCCGGCGCCGTTCAAGGCCGACCTCGACAGCGCCCTGGCCAGCCTGCGCAAGGCCGAGGCCAACGCCTTCCAGGCCCGCTTGCAGGAACAGCGCTACGCCCAGTTGATCGAAGACAAGGCCATCAGCGCCCAGGAATACGACAACGCCCGGGCCAACGCGCGCCAGACCGCCGCCGACGTGGCCGCCAACCAGGCCGCCGTGCAGCGCGCCCGGCTGAACCTGGGCTACGCCACCGTCACCGCGCCGATTTCCGGGCGCGTCGGCCGCGCCCTGGTCACCGAGGGCGCGCTGGTGGGCCAGAACGAAACCACGCCGCTGGCGCTGATCCAGCAGCTGGACCCGATCCACGCCGACCTCACCCAGTCGACCCGCGAGCTCAACGACCTGCGCCGCGCCTTCCGCGCCGGCCAGTTGCAGCAGGTCGGCCAGGACCAGGCCAAGGCCACGCTGATCCAGGACGACGGCAGCCTCTACCCGCTGCCGGGCAAGCTGCTGTTCGCCGACCTCAGCGTCGACCCGAGCACCGGCCAGATCATCCTGCGCAGCGAGTTCCCCAACCCGGACCTCGACCTGTTGCCCGGCAGCTTCATTCGCGTACGCCTGGAGCAAGCGGTGAACAGCCAGGGCATCAGCGTGCCGCAGCGCGCCATCCAGCGCGACAGCGCCGGCATCGCCCAGGTGCTGCTGGTGGATGCCGAGCAGCGGGTGGTGCAGCGCCCGGTGCAACTGGGCGCCGCGCAAAAGGACCGCTGGATCGTCAGCGAAGGCCTCAAGGCCGGCGACCGTATCGTCGTCGAGGGCCTGCAGCACGCCCGTCCGGGCGAAAAGGTGCAGATCGACGACAGCCCTCTTCCCCTTGCCCAGACCACTGGACAGTAGGTAGGAACCCTCATGCCGCAATTCTTTATCGACCGTCCGGTGTTCGCCTGGGTGGTCGCCCTGTTTATCCTGCTGGCCGGCGCCCTCTCCATCCCGCAGTTGCCGGTGGCGCAGTACCCCAACGTCGCCCCGCCGAGCATCGAGATCTACGCCGTGTACCCGGGCGCCTCGGCGCAGACCGTGGACGAAAGCGTGGTCAGCCTGATCGAGGAAGAGCTCAACGGCGCCGACCACCTGCTGTACTTCTCGTCCCAGAGCAGCCTGGGCAGCGCTACCATCACCGCCACCTTCCAGCCGGGCACCAACCCGGAAATGGCCCAGGTCGACGTGCAGAACCGCCTCAAGGTGGTGGAGCCGCGCCTGCCGCAAGCGGTGACCCAGCAAGGCCTGCAGGTGGAAAAGGTATCCGCTGGCTTCCTGCTGCTGATCACCCTCACCTCCAACGACGGCAAGCTCGACGACGTGGCGCTCAGCGACTACCTGGCGCGTAACGTGATGAACGAGATCCGCCGTCTGGACGGGGTCGGCAAGGCCCAGTTGTACGGCGCCGAGCGGGCCATGCGGGTGTGGATCGACCCGCAGAAGCTGATCGGCTTCAACCTGACCCCGGCCGACGTCAACGCGGCGATCGTCGCGCAGAACGCCCAGGTCTCGGCCGGCAGCATCGGCGACCTGCCGGGCAGCTCGACCCAGGAAATCACCGCCACCGTGCTGGTCAAGGGCCAGCTGTCGACCCCGGAAGAGTTCGCCGACATTGTCCTGCGGGCCAATCCGGACGGCTCCACCGTGCGCGTCGGCGACGTCGCCCGGGTGGAAGTCGGCAGCCAGGAATACCAGTTCTCCACCCGCCTCAACGGCAAGCCTTCCACCGCGGTCGGCGTGCAGCTGTCGCCAGGAGCCAACGCCCTGAACACCGCGACCCTGATCCGGGCGAAGATGGACGAGCTGGCGCGCTACTTCCCGGCCGGCGTGGAATACAAGATCCCCTACGACACCTCGCCCTTCGTCAAGGTCTCGATCACCAAGGTGATCTACACCCTGGGCGAAGCCATGCTGCTGGTGTTCGCGGTGATGTTCCTGTTCCTGCAGAACATCCGCTACACCCTGATCCCGACCCTGGTGGTGCCGGTCGCGCTGATGGGCACCTTCGCCACCATGCTGGCGCTGGGCTTCTCGATCAACGTGCTGACCATGTTCGGCATGGTGCTGGCCATCGGCATCCTGGTGGACGACGCCATTGTGGTGGTGGAGAACGTCGAGCGGATCATGGCCAGCGAAGGCCTGTCGCCCCGGGACGCCACGCGCAAGGCGATGCAACAGATCACCGGCGCCATCGTCGGCATCACCCTGGTGCTGGTGGCGGTGTTCCTGCCGATGGCCTTCATGCCCGGTTCGGTGGGCGTCATCTACCAGCAGTTCTCGCTGTCGATGGCCACCTCGATCCTGTTCTCGGCCTTCCTCGCCCTGACCCTGACCCCGGCCCTGTGCTCTACCCTGCTCAAGCCGATCGCCAAGGGCGAGCACCATGAAAAGGGCGGCTTCTTCGGCTGGTTCAACCGGCGCTTCGAAAACCTCAGCGACGGCTACCAGCGCTGGGTCGCCTATGCGCTGAAACGCTGCGGCCGCTACCTGCTGGTGTACGTCGTGCTGCTGGTGGGCCTGGGGCTGCTGTTCAGCCGCCTGCCCTCTTCGTTCCTGCCGGTGGAGGACCAGGGCTACACCATCACCGACATCCAGCTGCCACCGGGCGCGAGCAAGAACCGCACGATCCAGGTGGTGGAGCAGATCGAGGCGCACAACGCCGGCGAGCCCGGGGTCGGCGACAGCACGGTGATTCTCGGCTTCAGTTTCTCCGGCAGCGGGCAGAACGCCGCGCTGACCTTCACCACCCTCAAGGATTGGTCACAGCGCGGCAGCGACGATTCGGCGCAATCCATCGCCGACCGGGCCAACGCCGCCTTCAGTGAAATCAAGGACGCGGTTTCCTATGCCGTGCTGCCACCGCCGGTGGACGGCCTGGGCACCTCCAGCGGCTTCGAGTTCCGCCTGCAGGATCGCGGCGGCCTCGGCCATGCCGCGCTGATGCAGGCCCGCACCGATCTGCTGGCTGCGGCGGAAAAGAGCCCGATCCTCACCAACGTGCGCGAAAGCGCCCTGGCCGAGGCGCCGCAGGTGCACCTGGAAGTCGACCGCAAGCAGGCCAATGCCCTGGGCGTGTCCTTTGCCGACATCGGCAATGTGCTGTCCACCGCGGTTGGTTCCAGCTACATCAACGACTTCCCCAACCAGGGGCGGATGCAACGGGTGGTGGTCCAGGCCGAGGGCGATCGACGCAGCCAGGTGGAAGACCTGCTGAAGATCCATGTGCGCAACAACCTCGGCAAGATGGTGCCGCTGTCGGCCTTTGCCCAGGCGCGCTGGACCCAGGGCCCGACCCAGCTGACCCGCTACAACGGCTACCCGGCCATCAGCATTTCCGGCGAGCCGGCCGCGGGCCACAGCACCGGCGAGGCCATGGCGGAAATCGAGCGCCTGGTCAGCCAGCTGCCGACCGGCCTGGGCCAGGAATGGACCGGCCTGTCGCTGCAGGAACGTCTGTCCGGCAGCCAGGCGCCACTGCTCCTGGGGCTGTCGCTGCTGATCGTGTTCCTGTGCCTGGCGGCGCTGTACGAGAGCTGGTCGATTCCCACATCGGTGCTGCTGGTGGTGCCCCTGGGCGTGCTCGGCGCGGTGCTCGCGGTGACCCTGCGCGGCATGCCCAACGACGTGTTCTTCAAGGTCGGGCTGATCACCATCATCGGCCTGTCGGCGAAAAACGCGATCCTGATCATCGAGTTCGCCAAGAGCCTGTACGACGAAGGCCACGACCTGGTGGACGCCACGGTGCAGGCCGCGCGCCTGCGCCTGCGGCCGATCGTCATGACCTCGCTGGCGTTCATCCTCGGCGTGGTGCCCCTGGCCATCGCCAGCGGCGCCAGCTCGGCCAGCCAGCAGGCCATCGGTACCGGGGTGATCGGCGGCATGATCACCGCGACCCTGGCGGTGGTGTTCGTGCCGGTGTTCTTCGTGGTGGTGATGCGGCTGGTCAGGCGCAGCGGTAAAAAAGCAGCGAGCGTCACGGCGCCAGGAGCCGCCGAATAGTCATGCGGCGGGTCTTCAACGCAGCGCGTTATTGTTGAGGACTCATCGCGAGCAAGCTTCGCTCCTACAGAAGACCTATGTGATCGCAGGGCGCCGCCGGCCCTGCGGCCACGGGGCCGGCATGCTAAGGTTTGCGGCAAATCCGCCACCGCGAGCCGTCATGTCCCTTCTTGTACGTACCCACCCTCGCCTGACCCTCGGCGCCCTGATCGGCCTGGCGGTGGGCATCCTGGCGCCGGCCGATACCTTGATCAGCAAGATTCTCATCGGCTGGAACGCCGGGGTCTGGAGCTACCTGGCGCTGATGTGCTGGCTCACCGCGCGCTCCAGGGCCGACGATGTGAAACGCATCGCCGAGGTCGAGGACGAAAACGCCGGGCTGGTGCTGTTCATGGTCTGCATCGCGGCCATCGCCAGCCTCGCCGCCATCACC
Protein-coding sequences here:
- a CDS encoding ATP-binding protein, yielding MLRILIRLYLVTIVSFSAAIYLVPELVVKVFHERFVTYNLDYSRGLQSLIVKQFRGVPSEQWPALAAQMDQEFQPLHIVLTRNDDADFTLYERERLQRGENVVRVGDWGWRTLAVAPLDEQMAVQMVVPPDPIDVSLLYWSINVLIGATMLACLLLWLRPHWRDLERLKHAAERFGKGHLSERTQISASSNIGSLANVFDTMAGDIENLLNQQRDLLNAVSHELRTPLTRLDFGLALALSDDLPATSRERLQGLVAHIRELDELVLELLSYSRLQIPAQLPEQVEVSLDEFIDSILGSVDDELESPDIVIDVLLHGSLERFTLDPRLTARAIQNLLRNATRYCEKRIQVGVHVSDSGCEIWVDDDGIGIPDDERERVFEPFYRLDRSRDRATGGFGLGLAISRRALEAQGGTLTVEASPLGGARFRLWLPTPA
- a CDS encoding response regulator transcription factor translates to MPNILLVEDDPALSELIASYLERNGYQVNVISRGDQVRERARVNPPDLVILDLMLPGLDGLQVCRLLRADSASLPILMLTARDDSHDQVLGLEMGADDYVTKPCEPRVLLARVRTLLRRSSLGEPQTASDRILMGNLCIDLSERTVSWRDQLVELSSGEYNLLVVLARHAGEVLSRDQILQRLRGIEFNGTDRSVDVAISKLRRKFDDHAGEARKIKTVWGKGYLFSRSEWEC
- a CDS encoding efflux RND transporter periplasmic adaptor subunit translates to MSKNLFAPFCLLLLAAALSACDKASTAEEQAPLAKVRIETIETRPLSISSELSGRIAAPRVAEVRARVAGVVLQRTFREGTDVKQGDVLFRIDPAPFKADLDSALASLRKAEANAFQARLQEQRYAQLIEDKAISAQEYDNARANARQTAADVAANQAAVQRARLNLGYATVTAPISGRVGRALVTEGALVGQNETTPLALIQQLDPIHADLTQSTRELNDLRRAFRAGQLQQVGQDQAKATLIQDDGSLYPLPGKLLFADLSVDPSTGQIILRSEFPNPDLDLLPGSFIRVRLEQAVNSQGISVPQRAIQRDSAGIAQVLLVDAEQRVVQRPVQLGAAQKDRWIVSEGLKAGDRIVVEGLQHARPGEKVQIDDSPLPLAQTTGQ
- a CDS encoding efflux RND transporter permease subunit yields the protein MPQFFIDRPVFAWVVALFILLAGALSIPQLPVAQYPNVAPPSIEIYAVYPGASAQTVDESVVSLIEEELNGADHLLYFSSQSSLGSATITATFQPGTNPEMAQVDVQNRLKVVEPRLPQAVTQQGLQVEKVSAGFLLLITLTSNDGKLDDVALSDYLARNVMNEIRRLDGVGKAQLYGAERAMRVWIDPQKLIGFNLTPADVNAAIVAQNAQVSAGSIGDLPGSSTQEITATVLVKGQLSTPEEFADIVLRANPDGSTVRVGDVARVEVGSQEYQFSTRLNGKPSTAVGVQLSPGANALNTATLIRAKMDELARYFPAGVEYKIPYDTSPFVKVSITKVIYTLGEAMLLVFAVMFLFLQNIRYTLIPTLVVPVALMGTFATMLALGFSINVLTMFGMVLAIGILVDDAIVVVENVERIMASEGLSPRDATRKAMQQITGAIVGITLVLVAVFLPMAFMPGSVGVIYQQFSLSMATSILFSAFLALTLTPALCSTLLKPIAKGEHHEKGGFFGWFNRRFENLSDGYQRWVAYALKRCGRYLLVYVVLLVGLGLLFSRLPSSFLPVEDQGYTITDIQLPPGASKNRTIQVVEQIEAHNAGEPGVGDSTVILGFSFSGSGQNAALTFTTLKDWSQRGSDDSAQSIADRANAAFSEIKDAVSYAVLPPPVDGLGTSSGFEFRLQDRGGLGHAALMQARTDLLAAAEKSPILTNVRESALAEAPQVHLEVDRKQANALGVSFADIGNVLSTAVGSSYINDFPNQGRMQRVVVQAEGDRRSQVEDLLKIHVRNNLGKMVPLSAFAQARWTQGPTQLTRYNGYPAISISGEPAAGHSTGEAMAEIERLVSQLPTGLGQEWTGLSLQERLSGSQAPLLLGLSLLIVFLCLAALYESWSIPTSVLLVVPLGVLGAVLAVTLRGMPNDVFFKVGLITIIGLSAKNAILIIEFAKSLYDEGHDLVDATVQAARLRLRPIVMTSLAFILGVVPLAIASGASSASQQAIGTGVIGGMITATLAVVFVPVFFVVVMRLVRRSGKKAASVTAPGAAE